The following proteins come from a genomic window of Enterobacter chengduensis:
- a CDS encoding DUF4186 domain-containing protein, translated as MSDLDPLFSRLAGSTFRSRFRLGEKERRYCWDKGPETIDQHAADFIEKRLAPAHPVNDGKQTPMRGHPVFIAQHATATCCRGCLEKWHNIPQGVTLTAQQRYYIVSVIHHWLVLQMNA; from the coding sequence ATGTCCGATCTGGATCCTCTTTTTTCCCGCCTGGCGGGATCGACATTTCGCTCGCGCTTTCGCTTAGGCGAGAAGGAACGACGGTACTGCTGGGACAAAGGTCCCGAAACCATTGACCAGCACGCCGCTGATTTTATTGAAAAGCGGCTTGCGCCCGCTCACCCCGTAAACGACGGCAAGCAGACGCCGATGCGAGGTCACCCGGTATTTATCGCCCAGCATGCCACCGCCACCTGCTGTCGGGGCTGTCTGGAAAAATGGCATAATATTCCGCAGGGCGTCACGCTCACCGCGCAGCAACGGTATTATATCGTCAGCGTTATTCATCACTGGCTGGTACTGCAAATGAACGCCTAA
- a CDS encoding methyl-accepting chemotaxis protein produces the protein MNLTQIFRRIAQRLTPRRFGLLTGIFCIIGLFSALQLSSSFLLNASLNEAQRNEQQNLLAWQQQSKLDLARVSLLAASDLLNRAGVWFMQDKETGSDGSWHSLMDDAQKALAVSQQAWKAWLALNPPKDDALVNSYQLFYGAIEEQAEGLLKTNTIDAFFAVPSQAFQSDFNDNYARYQQASEKQAMQGRQSLMAQLSGLQTLFLLAPVLLLAIAVAVWFGMSRWVITPLRRLIAHINRLAAGDLSGTPPNVMRFNREIGQLSDSIATMQQGLQQLVTQVSHATATMVENIGSLAEGNQKLYQQSARQAKELEDVTAHIAALESHVEGNTGYARLASTRADEARQAAVGGDQMMSTVNASMQAIVDRSSEMRGIVAMIDSVAFQTNILALNAAIEAAHAGNQGRGFAVVAREVGLLARKSSHSTQTIQELINRSLQGIEDGSRAVNLMEENLQQVTGLVGNLSSLLNEISTATLSQGDSIHQMTRQLQALNQVSRQTDLLVAGASDASERLQKQSDLLLKAVSRFRLSA, from the coding sequence ATGAACCTAACGCAAATTTTTCGCCGTATTGCGCAGCGTCTTACCCCTCGTCGCTTTGGCCTGTTGACGGGCATCTTTTGTATTATTGGCCTTTTCTCCGCGCTGCAGCTCTCCTCATCCTTCCTGCTTAACGCCTCCCTGAACGAAGCCCAGCGCAACGAGCAGCAAAACCTGCTGGCCTGGCAGCAGCAGAGCAAGCTGGATCTGGCCCGCGTCTCCCTGCTGGCGGCAAGCGATCTGCTTAACCGCGCCGGCGTCTGGTTTATGCAGGATAAAGAGACCGGATCCGACGGAAGCTGGCATAGCCTGATGGATGATGCGCAAAAGGCGCTGGCGGTTTCACAGCAGGCGTGGAAGGCCTGGCTGGCGCTGAATCCGCCGAAAGACGACGCCCTGGTGAACAGCTATCAGCTTTTCTACGGCGCGATCGAAGAGCAGGCCGAAGGGCTTCTCAAAACCAACACGATTGACGCCTTCTTTGCCGTGCCGTCTCAGGCGTTTCAGTCCGATTTTAACGACAACTACGCGCGCTATCAGCAGGCAAGCGAAAAGCAGGCCATGCAGGGGCGTCAGAGCTTAATGGCGCAGCTCTCCGGCCTGCAAACGCTATTCCTGCTTGCGCCGGTGCTGCTGCTCGCCATCGCGGTTGCCGTCTGGTTCGGCATGTCCCGGTGGGTGATTACGCCGCTGCGTCGCCTCATTGCGCATATTAACCGCCTGGCGGCAGGGGATCTCTCCGGCACGCCGCCGAACGTCATGCGCTTCAACCGGGAGATAGGGCAGCTTAGCGACAGTATTGCGACGATGCAGCAGGGTCTCCAGCAGCTGGTAACGCAGGTCAGCCATGCCACTGCCACCATGGTGGAAAATATTGGATCCCTGGCGGAGGGTAACCAGAAGCTGTATCAGCAGTCGGCACGCCAGGCGAAAGAGCTGGAGGACGTGACGGCGCATATCGCGGCGCTGGAAAGCCATGTAGAAGGGAATACCGGCTATGCCAGGCTCGCCAGCACGCGGGCCGATGAAGCGCGCCAGGCCGCCGTAGGGGGCGACCAGATGATGTCGACCGTTAACGCGTCCATGCAGGCGATCGTCGACCGATCGTCCGAGATGCGCGGGATCGTGGCGATGATCGACAGCGTGGCGTTTCAGACAAACATTCTGGCGCTGAATGCCGCCATTGAGGCGGCCCATGCCGGAAACCAGGGGCGAGGGTTCGCCGTCGTCGCCCGGGAAGTTGGGCTTTTGGCCAGAAAGAGCAGCCACTCGACGCAGACCATTCAGGAGCTGATTAACCGCTCGCTGCAGGGCATTGAGGACGGCTCCCGCGCCGTTAATCTCATGGAAGAGAATCTGCAGCAGGTCACCGGTCTGGTGGGAAATTTAAGCAGTTTACTGAATGAGATCTCAACCGCCACGCTCAGTCAGGGAGACAGTATTCATCAGATGACGCGCCAGCTTCAGGCGCTGAATCAGGTTTCCCGTCAGACGGATCTGCTGGTCGCTGGCGCGTCGGACGCGTCCGAACGCCTGCAAAAGCAATCCGATCTTTTGTTGAAGGCCGTTTCGCGTTTTCGTCTTAGCGCCTGA
- a CDS encoding GGDEF domain-containing protein, which yields MRSALTAFRPFQPDTPLRNAATIFILTTLFYFVGAELRLVEALSLFWPLNGVMAGIFARYVYLNRLHYYAVSYVAMLLYDAVTTSWGIASVTINLSNMVFIVVVAVLIQRDRRLMKKTPDPLNALRLFNYCLIAALLCALLGALGSVGIDRNTFWPLFADWFSEQFSTGVLVVPCMLTLRMPGDALRLRLERLLPVIALIVSVAASVAIGGAGSLCFPLPALIWCAVRYPLPATCLLTFITGATEIILVANAIINIAVATPFTTPMMFSVRLGIATMAICPVMVSVSMAAINSLIRQVSLRADYDFLTHVYSRSGLYEALKQEETYRHSRFLTVMLLDIDYFKSINDNYGHECGDRVLASFARQVQQVVGEDGMVARMGGEEFAVVVNSGDAQRGFELAERIRATVASHPFTWRNQTLSLTVSIGLGSGKAEAWQLTEVFNKLMAEADDHLYRSKKAGRNRTSARVSDEHIAAPSGNES from the coding sequence ATGCGATCTGCCCTTACCGCTTTCAGGCCGTTCCAGCCCGACACGCCGCTGCGAAATGCCGCGACGATCTTTATTCTCACCACCTTATTTTATTTTGTGGGTGCGGAATTGCGTCTCGTGGAGGCCTTGTCGCTGTTCTGGCCGCTAAATGGCGTAATGGCAGGGATCTTTGCCCGCTATGTTTACCTGAATCGCCTGCATTACTACGCGGTATCCTACGTCGCCATGCTGCTGTACGACGCGGTGACGACGAGCTGGGGTATCGCCTCCGTGACGATCAACCTGTCGAACATGGTCTTCATCGTCGTTGTGGCCGTGCTGATTCAGCGTGACAGGCGGTTGATGAAGAAAACCCCCGATCCGCTTAACGCATTGCGCCTGTTTAACTACTGCCTGATTGCCGCGCTGCTGTGCGCCTTGCTCGGCGCGCTGGGCTCGGTCGGGATTGACCGTAACACCTTCTGGCCGCTGTTTGCCGACTGGTTCAGCGAACAGTTCTCAACCGGCGTGCTGGTAGTGCCCTGTATGCTCACGTTGCGTATGCCCGGGGACGCGCTCAGGTTACGTCTGGAGAGACTGCTGCCGGTGATTGCGCTGATCGTCTCGGTGGCCGCGTCGGTGGCGATCGGCGGCGCGGGCAGCCTCTGTTTTCCGCTACCGGCGCTTATCTGGTGTGCGGTTCGCTACCCATTGCCCGCGACCTGTCTGCTGACGTTTATTACCGGCGCGACTGAAATCATTCTTGTCGCCAACGCGATTATTAATATTGCCGTGGCGACGCCCTTTACGACGCCAATGATGTTTTCAGTCCGGCTGGGCATTGCCACGATGGCGATCTGTCCGGTGATGGTATCCGTCAGCATGGCAGCCATTAATTCCCTCATCCGCCAGGTTTCACTGAGGGCGGATTATGACTTTCTCACGCACGTCTATTCGCGTTCCGGGCTCTATGAGGCGTTAAAACAGGAAGAGACGTACCGGCATTCCCGTTTTCTGACCGTCATGCTGCTGGATATTGATTACTTTAAAAGCATTAACGATAACTACGGCCACGAGTGCGGCGACCGCGTGCTGGCGTCGTTTGCCCGTCAGGTTCAGCAGGTTGTTGGCGAAGACGGTATGGTCGCGAGGATGGGCGGTGAAGAGTTCGCGGTGGTGGTGAACTCTGGCGATGCGCAGCGCGGATTTGAACTGGCCGAACGTATCCGCGCGACCGTTGCCAGCCATCCGTTTACCTGGCGGAATCAGACGCTCTCTCTGACGGTCAGTATTGGCCTCGGAAGCGGGAAGGCCGAGGCCTGGCAGTTGACCGAGGTCTTCAACAAGCTCATGGCCGAAGCGGACGATCATCTCTATCGTTCCAAAAAAGCGGGGCGAAACCGTACCAGCGCCCGGGTGTCGGACGAGCACATTGCCGCGCCATCCGGAAATGAATCTTAG
- the glsB gene encoding glutaminase B, producing MAAVIHNEMLDEILAQVRPLIGKGKVADYIPALASVSGNKLGIAICTIDGQRFQAGDATERFSIQSISKVLSLVAAMRQYEEEEIWQRVGKDPSGQPFNSLLQLEIEQGKPRNPFINAGALVVCDMLQSRLSAPRQRMLEIVRQLSGVDDIAYDPVVARSEFEHSARNAAIAWLMKSFGNFHNDVATVLQNYFHYCALKMSCVELAQTFLFLAHQGHAPHLDQEVVSPLQARQVNALMATSGMYQNAGEFAWRVGLPAKSGVGGGVVAIVPHEMAIAVWSPELDETGNSLAGVAVLEKLTQRLGRSVY from the coding sequence GTGGCTGCGGTCATCCATAATGAAATGTTGGACGAGATTCTGGCGCAGGTTCGTCCGTTAATTGGAAAGGGGAAGGTTGCCGACTATATTCCGGCCCTTGCCTCGGTGAGCGGGAACAAGCTGGGAATTGCTATCTGTACCATCGACGGACAGCGGTTCCAGGCAGGCGATGCCACTGAACGTTTTTCCATTCAGTCCATTTCGAAAGTGCTGAGCCTGGTTGCGGCGATGCGCCAGTATGAAGAGGAAGAGATCTGGCAGCGCGTGGGCAAAGATCCGTCCGGCCAGCCGTTTAACTCCCTGCTTCAGCTCGAAATTGAACAGGGTAAACCGCGAAACCCCTTTATTAACGCCGGGGCGCTGGTGGTGTGCGATATGCTGCAAAGCCGCCTCAGCGCGCCGCGCCAGCGCATGCTTGAGATCGTTCGCCAGCTCTCGGGCGTGGACGATATAGCCTACGACCCGGTTGTTGCCCGCTCGGAGTTTGAACACTCCGCCCGTAACGCGGCCATCGCGTGGCTGATGAAATCCTTCGGCAATTTCCATAACGACGTGGCGACGGTGCTGCAAAACTACTTCCACTACTGCGCGCTGAAAATGAGCTGCGTTGAGCTGGCCCAGACGTTCCTGTTCCTGGCACACCAGGGGCACGCGCCGCATCTCGATCAGGAGGTCGTTTCTCCGCTGCAGGCGCGCCAGGTAAACGCCCTGATGGCGACCAGCGGGATGTATCAAAACGCCGGTGAGTTTGCCTGGCGGGTTGGGCTTCCGGCTAAATCCGGCGTTGGCGGCGGAGTGGTGGCGATCGTGCCCCATGAAATGGCGATAGCCGTGTGGAGCCCGGAGCTGGATGAAACGGGAAATTCGCTTGCAGGCGTGGCGGTTCTGGAGAAACTGACCCAGCGTCTGGGACGTTCGGTATACTGA